In Zingiber officinale cultivar Zhangliang chromosome 6A, Zo_v1.1, whole genome shotgun sequence, a single genomic region encodes these proteins:
- the LOC121997640 gene encoding type IV inositol polyphosphate 5-phosphatase 9-like yields MPNAATYKVFVGTWNVGAITPSNSLNLEDWLGTNRDSYDIYVLGFQEIVPLSTRNVLGPERNRVAMKWNSLIGATLNKCHRTEEENKKPREVKSEHHHKVYPMKQGGVDHVEFNCIMSKQMVGILISVWARKDLSGLIRNLCVSSVGCGIMRCLKNKGSVSVRFYLRGASFCFVCCHLSSGGKEADQKLRNLNVTHILSKTCFAANDSSNNSPKKIPGHDHIVLFGDLNYRISLPDAKMRQLVDREEWKTLLDDDQLSFELSPRGIFEGWNEGPINFPPTYKYKPNSDEYYYGYIYDESKEEKRRAPAWCDRILWIGKGLKQLCYERCESKLSDHRSVRAIFLVDVEV; encoded by the exons ATGCCTAATGCGGCCACATACAA AGTCTTTGTCGGCACTTGGAATGTCGGAGCCATCACACCATCAAACAGTCTCAATTTGGAGGATTGGTTGGGCACAAATCGCGACTCCTACGACATTTATGTTCTCGG GTTTCAAGAGATTGTGCCACTGAGCACTAGAAATGTGCTTGGTCCTGAAAGGAACAGGGTGGCCATGAAGTGGAACTCACTCATCGGAGCAACTCTGAACAAATGTCATCGAACCGAGGAGGAGAATAAGAAGCCTCGTGAAGTAAAATCGGAGCATCATCACAAGGTGTACCCTATGAAACAAGGGGGTGTTGATCATGTCGAGTTCAATTGTATAATGAGCAAGCAAATGGTTGGGATTCTGATCTCAGTTTGGGCGAGGAAAGATCTTTCAGGATTAATCAGGAACCTTTGTGTCTCCTCTGTTGGTTGCGGCATCATGCGCTGCTTGAAGAATAAG GGTTCGGTGTCGGTTAGATTCTATCTTCGCGGAGCGAGTTTTTGTTTCGTGTGTTGCCATCTGAGTTCAGGAGGAAAAGAGGCAGACCAAAAGCTTCGGAATCTAAATGTCACTCATATTTTATCCAAGACTTGTTTTGCCGCCAACGACTCTTCAAACAATTCTCCCAAGAAAATTCCCGGTCACGA TCATATAGTCTTGTTCGGAGATTTAAACTACCGAATCTCCTTACCCGATGCGAAAATGAGGCAACTTGTCGACCGAGAGGAGTGGAAAACCTTGTTAGATGATGATCAG CTAAGTTTTGAATTGTCCCCAAGAGGAATATTTGAAGGTTGGAACGAGGGCCCCATCAATTTTCCTCCTACATATAAATATAAACCTAACTCTGATGAATATTATTATGGTTATATTTATGATGAAtcaaaagaagagaagagaagagctccAGCATG gtGCGATCGAATCCTGTGGATCGGGAAAGGCTTGAAGCAACTTTGCTACGAGCGATGCGAGTCGAAGTTGTCGGACCACCGATCAGTGCGAGCGATCTTTCTTGTTGACGTAGAGGTGTGA